The following proteins are encoded in a genomic region of Acidobacteriota bacterium:
- a CDS encoding M13 family metallopeptidase has product MTSLRFLMTALALAAAFTGMPAAPDGTPAPNGTGNLNPADMDPTVRPGDDFFHYAGGAWLRNNPIPADQRSWGTWSLLAEKNLDQMKAILEAAAADTKAAEGSNTRKLGDFYASGMDEKAIEAGGLKPLEEEFATIRKIRDAASLQKAIEAFHGKGLFLVFGFTAEKDQSGPDRVIPWIAQGGTGLPERNYYLDEAERAVKLREEYTRHVARMFELAGDKPEAATAAALKVLEMETRLARASFALEELRVPANLNNKMKPADLTRFSGAFDCGQYLAALGLPATEIVNVIPAKYFSELGKMMKDQPIADWKTYLRWHVLHEAAPYLPSAFEQENFRFYSTVLSGVQQPKPRWKRVLETTSACLRDILGQAYVARHFPPEAKAKAIELVENLREAFRVRLGKVEWMSDATRARALDKLAAFGVKIGYPDKWKDYTSLKVARDSYVRNVIRAQEFALREKLAKVGKASDRTEWDMGPQEINAYYHPLFNEIAFPAAILQPPFFDFKADDAVNYGGIGAVIGHEMTHGFDDSGRHYDKNGQLTDWWAKEDEDRFKARTEVLVKQVDQYKVADDVHVNGTLTLGENLGDLGGLLLSYDALQASLKKNPAPERIDGFTPAQRFFLSWARVWRINTRPEMLVLQVKTDPHPPALFRVNGPFSNLEAFFDAFGVKAGDKLFRPEADRVKIW; this is encoded by the coding sequence ATGACAAGCTTGCGCTTCCTGATGACCGCCCTGGCCCTCGCGGCGGCTTTTACGGGCATGCCCGCCGCGCCGGACGGGACGCCGGCTCCCAACGGCACCGGAAACCTGAACCCCGCCGACATGGACCCCACGGTCCGACCGGGCGACGATTTCTTCCATTACGCCGGGGGTGCCTGGCTCCGGAACAACCCGATCCCGGCCGACCAGCGGAGCTGGGGGACCTGGTCGTTGCTCGCCGAAAAGAACCTGGACCAGATGAAAGCCATCCTCGAGGCGGCCGCCGCCGACACGAAGGCCGCCGAGGGGAGCAACACCCGCAAACTGGGGGACTTCTACGCCTCGGGCATGGACGAGAAGGCCATCGAAGCGGGGGGGCTCAAGCCCCTCGAGGAGGAGTTCGCCACCATCCGGAAAATCCGGGATGCCGCCTCGCTCCAGAAAGCCATCGAGGCTTTCCACGGCAAGGGCCTCTTCCTGGTGTTCGGGTTCACGGCGGAGAAGGACCAGTCGGGTCCCGACCGGGTGATCCCCTGGATCGCCCAGGGCGGGACCGGTCTCCCGGAACGGAATTACTACCTCGATGAGGCCGAGCGGGCCGTGAAGCTCCGGGAAGAATACACCCGCCACGTCGCCCGGATGTTCGAACTGGCGGGGGACAAGCCCGAAGCGGCCACCGCCGCCGCCCTGAAGGTGCTCGAGATGGAGACCCGTCTGGCGAGGGCCTCTTTTGCCCTCGAGGAACTCCGGGTCCCCGCCAACCTCAACAACAAGATGAAACCCGCGGACCTGACCCGGTTCTCCGGCGCCTTTGACTGCGGGCAGTACCTCGCGGCCCTCGGCCTGCCGGCCACGGAGATCGTCAACGTCATCCCGGCGAAGTACTTCAGCGAACTCGGGAAAATGATGAAGGACCAGCCCATCGCCGACTGGAAGACCTACCTGCGGTGGCACGTCCTCCACGAGGCCGCGCCGTACCTGCCGTCGGCTTTCGAGCAGGAGAACTTCCGCTTCTACAGCACCGTCCTTTCAGGGGTGCAGCAGCCCAAGCCCCGGTGGAAACGGGTGCTCGAAACCACCAGCGCCTGCCTGCGGGACATCCTGGGCCAGGCGTATGTCGCCCGCCATTTCCCGCCGGAGGCCAAGGCGAAGGCGATCGAACTGGTCGAGAACCTCCGGGAGGCCTTCCGCGTGCGGCTCGGGAAGGTCGAGTGGATGAGCGACGCCACCCGGGCCCGCGCCCTGGACAAGCTGGCCGCCTTCGGCGTCAAGATCGGTTACCCGGACAAGTGGAAGGACTACACTTCCCTGAAGGTTGCACGGGATTCCTACGTGCGCAACGTGATCCGCGCCCAGGAGTTCGCGCTGCGCGAGAAGCTGGCGAAGGTGGGAAAGGCGTCGGACCGCACCGAGTGGGACATGGGCCCCCAGGAGATCAACGCCTACTACCACCCCCTGTTCAACGAGATCGCCTTCCCCGCGGCCATCCTCCAGCCGCCCTTCTTCGACTTTAAGGCGGACGACGCGGTCAACTACGGCGGCATCGGGGCGGTGATCGGCCACGAGATGACCCACGGGTTCGACGACTCCGGGCGTCACTACGACAAGAACGGCCAGCTGACGGACTGGTGGGCGAAGGAGGACGAGGACCGCTTCAAGGCCCGGACCGAGGTCCTGGTCAAGCAGGTGGACCAGTACAAGGTCGCCGACGACGTGCACGTCAACGGGACCTTGACCCTCGGCGAAAACCTCGGGGACCTGGGGGGACTCCTCCTCTCCTACGACGCCCTCCAGGCGTCCCTGAAGAAGAACCCCGCCCCCGAGCGCATCGACGGCTTCACCCCCGCCCAGCGCTTCTTCCTCTCCTGGGCCCGGGTGTGGCGGATCAACACCCGCCCCGAGATGCTGGTGCTGCAAGTGAAGACGGACCCTCACCCGCCGGCCTTGTTCCGGGTCAACGGGCCCTTCTCCAACCTTGAGGCCTTCTTCGACGCCTTCGGGGTCAAGGCCGGGGACAAGCTCTTCCGCCCGGAGGCGGACCGGGTGAAGATCTGGTAA
- a CDS encoding glycosyltransferase family 2 protein — MPVLKKDPLFLHSADPTLDVSVVVVSHNTREILRETLQSAMDSLASSGRDPFRWEVFVSDNASTDGSPDMVAKAFPSVRLIRNANNVGFSAGNNQAIRQSRGRNLLLLNSDTVSPPGALPEIVKFLDDMPRAGACSPRLLCPDHRPQRFAWGGEPTPAYLLRRRLLRLLFRKDLHDWGTQRTLPVDWVSGACLAVRREVVEKVGLMDETFFVYFEDVDWCRRVRLAGWKVFMVPSVEIVHIGGATLNATPWAAAEYRRSLLLYYRKHYGAFDRFLGKLLIR, encoded by the coding sequence TTGCCGGTATTGAAAAAGGACCCCCTGTTCCTGCACTCGGCGGACCCGACCCTGGACGTGTCCGTGGTGGTGGTCAGCCACAACACGCGAGAAATCCTCCGGGAAACCCTCCAGTCGGCGATGGATTCGCTCGCATCGTCCGGCCGGGACCCCTTCCGCTGGGAGGTCTTCGTCTCGGACAACGCTTCCACGGACGGGAGCCCCGACATGGTGGCGAAGGCCTTCCCGTCCGTTCGTCTCATCCGAAACGCCAACAACGTGGGGTTTTCCGCCGGCAACAACCAGGCCATCCGGCAGAGCCGGGGGCGGAACCTCCTCCTGCTCAACAGCGACACCGTCTCCCCGCCGGGCGCCCTGCCGGAGATCGTGAAATTCCTCGACGACATGCCCAGGGCCGGCGCCTGCTCCCCGCGCCTGCTCTGCCCGGACCACCGGCCCCAGCGCTTCGCCTGGGGAGGGGAGCCCACCCCCGCCTATCTCCTGCGCCGCCGGCTGCTGCGGCTGCTGTTCCGGAAGGACCTGCACGACTGGGGAACCCAGCGGACCCTCCCCGTGGACTGGGTATCGGGCGCCTGCCTGGCCGTCCGCCGGGAAGTCGTCGAGAAGGTCGGCCTCATGGACGAGACGTTCTTCGTCTACTTCGAGGACGTCGACTGGTGCCGGCGGGTCCGCCTGGCGGGGTGGAAGGTTTTCATGGTCCCTTCGGTGGAGATCGTCCACATCGGGGGCGCGACCCTCAACGCTACGCCCTGGGCCGCCGCCGAGTACCGCCGAAGCCTGCTGCTCTACTACCGGAAGCACTACGGCGCGTTCGACCGCTTCCTGGGCAAGCTGCTGATCCGGTGA
- a CDS encoding PilZ domain-containing protein, whose product MQTGGHHCRREHHRLPVELHVRLDLLHMDLSGRTLNISEQGARVRLPERTALKRGDEVLLDLSLPDGGPLLKVLCWVAAVDHHHPGEALSLTFFALPEAEALRIRSLVAKGPTA is encoded by the coding sequence ATGCAAACCGGGGGTCACCACTGCCGGAGAGAACACCACAGGCTGCCCGTGGAACTCCACGTCCGGCTGGATCTTCTGCACATGGACCTGAGCGGCCGGACCCTCAACATCTCGGAGCAGGGCGCGCGCGTGCGGCTGCCGGAGCGGACGGCCCTCAAGCGCGGGGACGAGGTGCTGCTAGACCTCTCCCTTCCCGACGGGGGACCTCTGCTCAAGGTCCTTTGCTGGGTCGCGGCCGTCGATCACCACCATCCCGGGGAAGCGCTCTCCCTGACCTTCTTCGCGCTGCCGGAAGCGGAGGCGCTCCGCATCCGCTCCCTCGTCGCCAAGGGCCCAACGGCGTGA